From one Ignavibacteria bacterium genomic stretch:
- a CDS encoding phosphodiester glycosidase family protein, which produces MISNVKNVFLIVLLCCSVIAAAGRKPVKKSRPSHLVVVSEQKLAPGIRYTHYRTKSRRSTHIHELRFNRTEQGGALCILKGRDWISGREPLASLTRRYSDSNGREVFGAINANFWSGGRSIPIGPLVADGQVVQMLPYKQWSSAFFDKSNAMVIDTFRLRGILVRGSDTLSISSVNSRFKPFDIVFYNLYAGPSVPFIPDDWVESALHEAMVDTTLLGNDSTEQVLDTAQMREDLRKMMVETNREHATKKLVFRYLHSPCVNAPVPALLIAVDTGVVAVPDSGFIITVSDSVYKLSPLASWSVGDTTVVHFSTNVHSKQVFVNAVSGTPRLVRNGKASPEAAREGVTSKRFINRKLARTAIGVDKSGRELIFAVIEPGSNGNAQEGATLLETARFMKMLGAYQAMNLDGGGSSGMVVENSHVFYKNEDPVTRSISVALGLIRAITETP; this is translated from the coding sequence ATGATCTCGAACGTAAAAAATGTATTTCTGATAGTACTGCTGTGCTGTTCTGTAATAGCTGCTGCCGGACGTAAGCCGGTCAAAAAAAGTCGCCCCAGCCATCTGGTGGTGGTATCGGAACAGAAGCTGGCGCCGGGCATCCGCTACACCCACTACCGAACCAAGTCCAGACGCTCAACGCATATTCACGAGCTTCGGTTTAACCGGACCGAGCAGGGAGGAGCATTGTGTATCCTAAAAGGCAGAGACTGGATAAGCGGACGTGAGCCCCTTGCCAGTTTAACCAGGCGCTACAGCGATTCGAACGGACGTGAGGTGTTTGGTGCTATCAATGCCAATTTCTGGTCAGGCGGACGCAGCATACCGATTGGACCGCTGGTTGCCGACGGACAGGTTGTGCAGATGCTTCCGTATAAACAGTGGTCAAGTGCATTCTTTGACAAAAGTAATGCAATGGTTATTGACACGTTCAGACTGCGTGGAATTTTGGTAAGGGGCTCAGACACACTTTCAATTTCAAGCGTCAACAGCAGATTCAAACCATTTGATATTGTATTTTATAACTTATACGCAGGGCCGTCAGTTCCGTTTATCCCGGATGACTGGGTAGAATCAGCTCTGCATGAAGCAATGGTTGATACTACATTGCTTGGGAACGACAGTACGGAGCAGGTACTGGACACTGCCCAAATGCGCGAAGACCTGCGTAAAATGATGGTAGAAACCAATCGTGAGCATGCAACTAAGAAACTTGTTTTTCGGTACCTTCATTCTCCCTGTGTTAATGCACCCGTTCCTGCTCTGCTGATCGCGGTGGATACGGGCGTGGTTGCTGTACCTGACAGCGGATTTATCATTACGGTGTCTGATAGCGTGTACAAGCTCAGCCCGCTTGCATCATGGAGTGTTGGTGACACTACGGTTGTGCACTTTAGCACCAACGTGCATTCAAAACAGGTGTTTGTGAATGCCGTAAGTGGAACACCGCGACTGGTAAGAAACGGCAAAGCAAGTCCAGAGGCAGCACGAGAAGGTGTTACATCGAAACGTTTTATTAACCGGAAACTGGCACGCACAGCCATTGGTGTGGATAAAAGCGGACGTGAGTTGATCTTTGCCGTCATCGAACCTGGAAGCAACGGCAACGCTCAGGAGGGCGCCACCTTACTGGAAACGGCTCGATTTATGAAGATGCTTGGAGCATACCAGGCAATGAATTTAGACGGTGGGGGATCCAGCGGAATGGTTGTAGAAAATAGTCACGTATTTTATAAAAACGAAGATCCGGTTACTCGTTCAATTTCCGTTGCTCTTGGATTAATCCGTGCAATAACCGAAACGCCTTAG
- a CDS encoding PQQ-dependent sugar dehydrogenase, translating into MRMVSAVALLCLALASTQLTAQQISWTPEIPGNLVRVSVDVSPRFARLGLVAGTHDLFVPPGWTARIFYAGQELKKPRFLAWGPDSVLYVANMSGSTVLAFPDLDRDGLADTCIVATKVPGSTSSITFYRDTLFAGSESGITKYWRSKATGYVFDKSTVIVDKTQQPNQLGGNHKTRTVVADTNNYYLYLSVGSRGNADREADRALIERYNWDGSGRKVIATGVRNAVGLTLHPRTGTVWANNNGSDQQGNNIPPEFIDIVRDGGFYGYPFAYHDHNWMDLTHSAYKDILPVTANDSAAVASMVKAAALITAHSAPMQMQFAHDGMPENYRNGLFVALRGSWNRTPVSGTKVVFLTFDGDADTVANSVQDFCTNFILDSTKSDSRWARPVGLALAADGSVFITSDDVKQFIVKLTPPQTSSVQDTWNNSDLRISPNPAGTLLHIASPIKTEQIVSIFSYVGTLVLRSVINSDGDINISGLPAGHYVVISQSGGQIRRAILSVVR; encoded by the coding sequence ATGAGAATGGTATCAGCAGTTGCGTTGCTTTGTCTGGCATTGGCCTCCACGCAGCTAACGGCTCAGCAGATTAGCTGGACACCTGAAATCCCTGGCAACCTGGTTAGGGTGTCGGTTGATGTGAGCCCACGATTCGCCCGACTCGGCCTTGTTGCAGGTACGCATGACCTGTTTGTTCCGCCAGGGTGGACGGCGCGTATCTTTTATGCCGGACAGGAGCTTAAAAAACCACGGTTCCTTGCCTGGGGACCCGACTCGGTGCTGTATGTAGCCAATATGTCGGGCAGTACGGTGCTGGCTTTTCCTGACCTGGATCGCGACGGCCTTGCCGATACGTGCATCGTTGCCACAAAGGTTCCCGGCAGTACCTCTTCGATAACATTCTACCGTGACACTCTTTTTGCAGGAAGCGAATCAGGAATAACCAAGTATTGGCGTTCCAAAGCCACAGGCTATGTTTTTGATAAAAGCACAGTGATTGTTGATAAAACCCAACAGCCTAATCAGCTGGGCGGAAATCATAAAACCCGGACCGTTGTTGCCGATACTAACAATTATTATCTCTACTTAAGCGTAGGCTCACGCGGTAATGCCGATAGGGAAGCAGACCGGGCACTGATCGAACGGTATAACTGGGACGGGTCAGGTCGGAAAGTAATAGCCACCGGTGTACGCAATGCTGTAGGCCTTACCTTGCATCCCCGAACAGGAACGGTGTGGGCTAATAATAATGGGAGTGACCAACAGGGGAATAATATTCCGCCGGAATTTATCGATATCGTTCGCGATGGCGGTTTTTACGGGTATCCATTTGCTTATCACGATCATAACTGGATGGATTTAACACATTCAGCCTATAAAGATATCCTGCCGGTTACGGCAAACGATTCTGCCGCCGTTGCCTCAATGGTGAAGGCAGCAGCCCTGATTACGGCTCACTCTGCTCCTATGCAAATGCAGTTTGCTCATGACGGGATGCCTGAGAATTATCGTAACGGACTCTTTGTAGCACTCCGCGGTTCGTGGAACCGCACTCCGGTTAGCGGTACGAAGGTGGTTTTTCTGACGTTTGACGGCGATGCCGATACGGTTGCCAATAGCGTACAGGATTTCTGCACCAACTTTATTCTTGACTCTACAAAATCCGATAGTCGCTGGGCACGCCCCGTAGGGCTTGCTCTGGCAGCAGACGGCTCTGTTTTTATTACAAGCGATGATGTAAAACAATTTATTGTCAAGCTTACACCACCACAAACATCCTCTGTGCAGGACACGTGGAATAACTCTGACCTCCGGATCAGTCCCAATCCTGCCGGAACCTTGCTTCACATTGCATCCCCAATAAAAACCGAACAAATAGTATCAATATTCAGCTATGTTGGGACGCTTGTGCTTCGTTCGGTCATAAACAGTGATGGCGATATCAATATCTCCGGTTTACCGGCCGGACACTATGTTGTTATCAGCCAGTCTGGCGGCCAAATCCGCAGAGCGATACTATCTGTTGTGCGGTAG
- a CDS encoding DUF1343 domain-containing protein, whose amino-acid sequence MIKLFVLLVTLCCLAATAQSDSAVVKTGVDNLIDVQFDVLAGKNVVLVSHAAARSLSGRTTLQEMLRAGTVRILRVLAPEHGYDGITKAGVAVSDGVSDTIPVMSLYGKDRKPTLKHLQGADVVVIDLQDIGTRSYTYVSTMIEVLQSCAENGIPVIILDRPNPLGGEDVDGAIPEGNYQSFVCRIPVPYIHGLTLGEIAGMANKLGWLGKLSNGFPKTCSLTVVRCKGWSRSDTWRKTMLAWYPTSPNIPTSESATYYPFLGLLGELGWCSIGIGTTMPFAVFGAPWMVRDTIIEHRMKRYGILLRYGRFVPQTGMYKDQVCNGYHIARAPGAAYRPFTAAMMLISRLRSTYPDHTASVPSPQSLFVRACGSEKYLDVFKRQMSVTDIESLSESGVADFIILRTAFLLY is encoded by the coding sequence ATGATTAAACTCTTTGTCCTTCTGGTTACACTATGCTGTTTAGCAGCAACAGCTCAATCTGATTCTGCTGTTGTAAAAACCGGCGTGGACAACCTGATCGACGTCCAGTTTGATGTGCTTGCCGGAAAGAATGTTGTTCTGGTGTCTCATGCAGCAGCGCGCTCACTGTCCGGCAGAACAACACTTCAGGAGATGCTGCGCGCCGGAACTGTACGCATCCTGCGAGTGCTTGCTCCCGAGCATGGCTATGATGGAATAACCAAGGCCGGCGTTGCTGTTTCGGATGGCGTGAGCGATACAATACCTGTGATGTCGCTCTATGGAAAGGACCGTAAGCCAACACTGAAGCATCTGCAGGGTGCCGATGTTGTAGTTATTGATTTGCAGGATATCGGAACCAGAAGCTATACCTACGTTAGCACGATGATTGAAGTACTCCAGAGCTGCGCAGAGAACGGCATACCGGTTATTATCCTGGACAGACCAAACCCTCTGGGTGGTGAAGATGTGGACGGCGCCATCCCGGAAGGAAACTACCAAAGTTTTGTTTGCAGAATTCCCGTACCCTACATTCACGGTTTAACTCTGGGCGAGATTGCCGGCATGGCCAATAAGCTGGGATGGCTTGGAAAACTATCAAACGGCTTTCCCAAGACCTGCTCGCTCACTGTTGTCCGCTGCAAAGGATGGAGTCGTTCAGATACCTGGCGCAAGACCATGCTGGCATGGTACCCAACGTCACCCAATATCCCAACGTCAGAAAGCGCAACCTACTACCCCTTCCTGGGTTTGCTGGGTGAACTGGGCTGGTGCTCGATTGGTATTGGCACAACAATGCCATTTGCTGTATTTGGTGCTCCCTGGATGGTGCGTGATACCATCATCGAACACAGAATGAAGCGATACGGGATACTACTACGGTATGGACGTTTTGTGCCACAGACAGGCATGTATAAAGATCAGGTATGCAATGGCTACCATATTGCCAGAGCTCCCGGCGCAGCCTACCGTCCGTTTACGGCTGCAATGATGCTGATATCACGATTACGGAGCACCTATCCTGATCACACTGCTTCAGTGCCGTCGCCTCAATCCTTGTTTGTACGCGCCTGCGGATCAGAAAAATACCTGGATGTGTTTAAGCGCCAAATGTCAGTCACTGACATTGAGTCACTCTCCGAGAGCGGCGTAGCAGATTTCATTATTCTGCGTACTGCTTTCCTGTTGTACTAA
- a CDS encoding enoyl-CoA hydratase/isomerase family protein, whose translation MNTLLYNVTDGIAYITLNRPDKLNALNAELLNELEELIRQVAADSTIGAVIITGSGQKAFAAGADIAELHSQTAETGGQFSQRGQRVFDMIEALQVPVIAAVNGFALGGGCELAMACHIRFASSNAMLGLPEISLGVIPGYGGTQRLGRLVGPARALELILSCEMVNASTALQLGLVQRVTEPEALLREAVTFAQMVASKAPLAVRAALMAVLASRGLPVADGQALEAELFGELCGTNDFIEGTGAFLNKRKPSFTGT comes from the coding sequence ATGAACACACTTCTTTACAATGTTACTGACGGTATAGCATATATCACGCTAAACCGTCCCGACAAATTAAATGCACTGAACGCAGAACTGCTGAATGAATTGGAAGAACTCATTCGTCAGGTAGCCGCAGACTCAACAATTGGTGCCGTTATTATCACCGGGAGCGGACAGAAGGCATTCGCTGCAGGTGCCGACATTGCAGAGTTACATTCGCAGACGGCTGAAACCGGTGGCCAGTTTTCGCAGCGGGGTCAGCGAGTGTTTGACATGATAGAGGCACTTCAGGTTCCCGTTATCGCTGCTGTAAACGGTTTTGCACTTGGCGGTGGTTGCGAACTCGCGATGGCATGTCATATCCGTTTCGCGTCATCCAATGCCATGCTTGGCTTGCCGGAGATCAGTTTGGGCGTAATCCCAGGCTACGGCGGAACTCAGCGTTTAGGCAGGCTGGTAGGACCAGCCCGTGCTTTGGAGCTAATCCTGTCGTGCGAGATGGTTAATGCCTCTACTGCATTGCAATTGGGGCTTGTACAACGAGTTACCGAGCCAGAGGCACTACTCCGTGAGGCTGTAACATTTGCTCAGATGGTTGCATCAAAAGCGCCTCTGGCTGTACGGGCAGCGTTGATGGCTGTACTTGCATCAAGGGGGCTTCCGGTTGCTGACGGTCAGGCATTGGAGGCTGAGTTATTTGGTGAGCTTTGCGGAACGAATGATTTTATAGAAGGAACGGGAGCATTTCTGAACAAACGCAAGCCCTCTTTTACAGGTACCTAG
- the xerD gene encoding site-specific tyrosine recombinase XerD, whose protein sequence is MHSNVPKGFAADLSAFKDYISLERGLSTTTLDAYLHDTTRLAEHLDSCNIDKFSDANRHHLSGFFVVLSNLGIAPVSRARYLSSIRHLYRFLVSAGRATADVTETIQVPAKTRHLPSTLSVAEMVRLLQSVGETIAGVPPTKYELRDRALLELMYACGLRVSEVTAIRQRQVLFDMELIRVIGKGSKERMIPIGMTAITWIKKYMNEARAQLITQKPTDDVLLLSKRGTMLSRMSVWNIIQQAAGKAGIQTHVHPHLFRHSFATHLLEGGADLRAVQEMLGHADIGTTQIYTHVDREYIREVHTLFHPRNKSEHD, encoded by the coding sequence ATGCACAGTAATGTTCCCAAGGGATTTGCCGCTGACTTGTCTGCATTCAAGGACTACATTTCGTTGGAAAGGGGCTTGAGCACAACTACACTTGATGCTTATCTGCATGATACGACAAGATTGGCAGAACATCTTGATAGTTGCAATATTGATAAATTTTCGGATGCAAACAGACATCATTTATCAGGTTTTTTTGTAGTCCTGTCAAACCTTGGAATTGCTCCAGTCAGTCGGGCCCGTTACTTGTCATCGATCCGACACCTGTACCGGTTCCTGGTTTCGGCCGGACGAGCCACGGCCGATGTAACCGAGACGATACAGGTACCTGCCAAAACACGGCATCTTCCCTCAACCTTGTCTGTTGCTGAAATGGTACGGCTGCTGCAATCTGTGGGCGAAACCATTGCCGGCGTTCCGCCCACCAAGTACGAGCTTCGAGACCGCGCTCTGCTGGAGCTTATGTATGCCTGCGGCCTACGGGTCTCAGAGGTTACCGCAATACGTCAGCGACAAGTACTGTTCGATATGGAGCTGATCCGGGTTATTGGCAAGGGGTCAAAAGAACGAATGATTCCCATTGGAATGACTGCAATAACCTGGATAAAAAAGTATATGAACGAAGCCCGGGCGCAGCTAATAACTCAGAAGCCAACAGACGATGTGTTGTTATTAAGCAAGCGCGGCACCATGCTTTCGCGGATGAGTGTATGGAACATCATTCAGCAGGCTGCCGGGAAGGCTGGCATCCAGACTCATGTTCACCCCCACCTTTTCCGACATAGCTTTGCTACCCATCTTCTGGAAGGCGGTGCAGACCTCCGCGCTGTCCAGGAAATGCTTGGTCATGCCGATATCGGAACAACACAGATTTACACCCACGTCGATCGTGAGTATATCAGAGAGGTTCATACTCTGTTTCACCCACGAAACAAATCCGAACATGATTAA
- a CDS encoding HDIG domain-containing protein, whose protein sequence is MAASQPTLYKKLRTESDVAEQQHTLTMRIIRWVIIVLAIASVTAMLPGSGGEKNHATYSQSLLGTVWSQESVYADYTFPVLKTAHEIRQASDSAADAAPIVFRVKTTLPDSLLPKQTAHNPGQYATVLNKDSVKADFIVIRDSSGADKLVRAEAVQFGRQPSANVVFLVPDVTATSKLREDLATSVGTTKEIVRKSDVIIRKGQRVDDLALRRLLAYRNAELLRSTITYSYFAVIGSLGHAMVIIGFVVLFLRFLRPVSYHRVYQLATLLALPVLSTLMGWLSARIDTALPLEYLAIIPALAMIVTILYEERTALMLSVAMSISVGAARGDDYAIMLVLLVGGIMGVYSGRDIHSRTQIFTAIVAIFSGMAIALLAIDLERSAQVELIWPKLVMAGANAILSPLLTFAVILLFERTFNVATDLRLEEFNNVNHPLLRLLNERAPGTYQHTMAVARLAEAAADAISANALLTRVGTYFHDIGKIEKSEYFVENQIDTHNKHDHIPPKRSAAIIRQHVQDGIELAKEYKLPERITKFIPMHHGTILIKHFHAQAMEQSTETGIAVDEQDFRYPGPKPDSREAGIVMLADAAEALSRLVDTSQRQEIESAVHSIIMDRVFDGQLTNTMLTIHDLDLIQEAFVKNLLGSSHQRVRYKNTPTAQHDAQ, encoded by the coding sequence ATGGCTGCTTCGCAACCCACACTCTATAAAAAGCTGCGGACGGAGTCAGACGTAGCTGAGCAGCAACATACGCTAACCATGAGGATTATCCGTTGGGTTATTATCGTGCTTGCCATAGCATCGGTAACTGCCATGCTGCCAGGGAGCGGTGGAGAAAAAAACCATGCTACCTACAGCCAGTCATTACTGGGTACGGTCTGGAGCCAGGAATCTGTCTATGCAGATTATACCTTCCCTGTCCTGAAAACTGCGCACGAAATCAGGCAGGCCTCCGATTCGGCAGCAGATGCAGCGCCAATTGTTTTCAGGGTAAAAACTACCCTGCCGGACAGTCTGCTACCAAAACAAACAGCGCATAATCCGGGACAGTATGCTACCGTACTGAACAAGGACAGCGTTAAAGCCGATTTTATCGTTATACGCGACAGTTCGGGAGCCGATAAACTGGTGCGTGCCGAAGCCGTACAGTTCGGACGCCAGCCGTCGGCAAACGTCGTTTTCCTGGTACCTGATGTCACGGCCACAAGTAAACTTCGTGAGGATCTTGCCACTTCGGTGGGGACAACAAAGGAGATCGTGCGAAAGTCTGACGTTATTATCCGTAAGGGGCAGCGAGTAGATGATCTGGCACTGCGCCGGTTACTTGCGTACCGTAATGCTGAACTGCTGCGCTCCACGATTACGTACAGCTACTTTGCTGTTATTGGCAGCCTGGGCCACGCCATGGTCATCATTGGCTTTGTTGTACTGTTCCTGCGATTTCTCCGCCCCGTCAGTTACCACCGCGTATATCAACTGGCTACCTTGCTGGCACTGCCGGTGCTCAGTACATTGATGGGCTGGCTTAGTGCCCGTATCGATACTGCTCTGCCGCTTGAATACCTTGCAATCATTCCGGCACTTGCAATGATTGTCACCATCCTGTATGAGGAGCGGACTGCACTGATGCTGTCCGTTGCAATGAGTATCTCTGTGGGAGCGGCACGCGGCGATGATTATGCAATTATGCTCGTGCTTCTGGTGGGCGGAATAATGGGCGTGTATTCTGGCCGGGATATCCACAGCAGAACCCAGATTTTTACCGCCATCGTTGCAATTTTCAGCGGCATGGCTATCGCACTTCTTGCAATCGACCTGGAGCGCTCGGCACAGGTAGAGCTTATCTGGCCCAAGCTGGTTATGGCGGGTGCCAATGCAATTCTAAGCCCCCTTCTCACCTTTGCCGTTATCCTGTTGTTTGAACGCACCTTTAACGTTGCCACTGACTTGCGACTTGAAGAATTCAACAACGTTAATCATCCGCTTCTGCGATTGCTCAATGAACGGGCGCCGGGGACGTATCAGCATACCATGGCCGTTGCCAGGCTTGCAGAGGCGGCAGCCGATGCCATTAGTGCCAATGCCCTGCTTACGCGCGTTGGTACGTATTTCCATGACATCGGTAAAATTGAAAAAAGTGAATACTTTGTCGAAAATCAGATCGACACACATAATAAACACGATCACATTCCGCCAAAACGAAGCGCTGCCATCATCAGACAACATGTTCAGGATGGAATCGAGCTGGCCAAGGAATACAAGCTGCCGGAACGAATTACCAAGTTTATTCCAATGCATCACGGCACCATACTGATTAAGCATTTTCATGCACAGGCAATGGAACAGAGTACGGAAACCGGCATTGCAGTGGATGAACAGGACTTTCGGTACCCGGGACCTAAACCCGATTCGCGCGAAGCAGGCATCGTGATGCTTGCTGATGCCGCCGAAGCATTGTCCAGACTGGTAGATACGTCGCAGCGCCAGGAAATCGAATCGGCAGTGCACTCGATCATTATGGACCGCGTGTTCGACGGACAGCTTACCAATACCATGCTTACGATACACGACCTTGATCTGATTCAGGAAGCCTTCGTGAAAAACCTGCTTGGCTCATCACACCAGAGAGTTCGTTACAAAAACACGCCAACAGCTCAGCACGATGCACAGTAA